The Rutidosis leptorrhynchoides isolate AG116_Rl617_1_P2 unplaced genomic scaffold, CSIRO_AGI_Rlap_v1 contig55, whole genome shotgun sequence DNA segment ATACTAAAACTGATGGTTAGAAATCTGACCATTTTATGGAAACGCTCTTCGAACATTTCCAGAAATCCAGCAACCCATCGATCAGCATTCTCAACCCACTCATCACGTTGCATAGAGGCAGTTCTTGCCACAATTTGTATCTGTAATGTTATAAACAACGTATAGATAATTAGTAATCATTTAGGGATATAATACACCAATTAGTCCATGTGTTTTAGCAAAAAATTCAATATTGGTCATTTTGTTTGAAAATGTCTGAAATTGGTCCAAGTTGTAGAAAAACAAAGACCAATTTTGGACATTTGGAAATATAAGGACCAATGTCGAATATTTGATTAAATACATGGGCTGATTTATGTATTATCTTTATAATGTTCCAACTCCGGCCAAGTTTATAAGTATGGCAATAGGCAAACCTTCTGTTTCTGTTTATTCACTTCCTCCCGCAACTTTTTAAGTCCCATGTCCACTCTCAGCCGCTTTTCCTGATAAATGAGTAAATAAACTTTTAAATCCAAGGTCTAAAAGGAAGCAGCTCAAGTGTTAGGTCACAAACAAACATTTCAGAAGATCATGAAACAGAACATGCCTTGACATAGCTAATACCCAGGTCTTTCCTCGTATATCCACGATCCAAGTTGCGGGATACATACTGGTTGTAGTCTTTAATAATTCGCATTATAAGTTCTGAGGTAGAAACCCCATCTGTCCGTTTTGTTTCCTTGAACTTTCCAATCTTCTTAACCTGTAATCATTGACCAACAAGAAATATACCAAGTTCAGCAACATTTACAATCCGTGCCTCTCCAGCCATTTTCTTAAATATGGGACTATTTCGACAAAAGGAGAAAAAACAggccaagaaaacaaacttacaaatTCATAGACATCATTTCCAGCTCCACTGGTATCAGCATAACTACCATAGCAGGAGAAACAAGAGAAAAAATTTAACTTATTATGTAATAAAGAAATTCAACAAACATAAAACTAATAAACCAAAGGAAGCAAAAAGTCAATAAATCTCCTTTGCATGTATTCCAGAGCACAAACAATTATTTTAGAGGATTCTTTAGGAAACAATTATTGAGATGTGAATTTCCCTGACCATGATCTAAACTAGAATATTTGGCAGGTTAAACTTACGGAGAGAATCGTGTGCCACATAGTCAATCTGGTGTTTGTCGAGAAATTCCTTTGTTAACACCCATGGAGCATCAGAAATAACTTCATCCACCCATCTGCATCAAATATAAACAGTACAGTTCATACATTGCAT contains these protein-coding regions:
- the LOC139884421 gene encoding LOW QUALITY PROTEIN: choline-phosphate cytidylyltransferase 2-like (The sequence of the model RefSeq protein was modified relative to this genomic sequence to represent the inferred CDS: inserted 1 base in 1 codon), with product MALTLTEPTGNIPPEENRPVRVYADGIYDLFHYGHARSLEQAKKSFPNTYLLVGCCNDETTHKFKGXTVLTDQERYESLRHCKWVDEVISDAPWVLTKEFLDKHQIDYVAHDSLRNYADTSGAGNDVYEFVKKIGKFKETKRTDGVSTSELIMRIIKDYNQYVSRNLDRGYTRKDLGISYVKEKRLRVDMGLKKLREEVNKQKQKIQIVARTASMQRDEWVENADRWVAGFLEMFEERFHKM